Proteins co-encoded in one Streptococcus pyogenes genomic window:
- a CDS encoding DUF1033 family protein, giving the protein MYQVIKMYGDWEPWWFIDGWQDDIIDEQQFSDWQEALDYFNQEWQRMKAIFPSYHSQKNLLATFWEKEDKRWCEDCDEDLQQFHSLLLLKNKDIVPSNNYIPEFEQRNDSPQVAYLCKLNL; this is encoded by the coding sequence TTGGTGGTTCATCGATGGATGGCAAGACGATATTATAGATGAGCAACAATTTAGTGACTGGCAAGAAGCGCTTGATTATTTTAATCAAGAATGGCAGCGCATGAAAGCTATTTTTCCTAGTTATCATAGTCAAAAGAATTTGTTAGCTACTTTTTGGGAAAAAGAAGATAAAAGATGGTGCGAGGACTGTGACGAAGATTTGCAGCAGTTTCATTCTCTTTTACTCCTTAAAAATAAAGATATTGTACCAAGCAATAATTATATCCCTGAATTTGAACAACGAAATGATTCACCACAGGTAGCTTATCTTTGCAAGTTAAACCTTTAA